Sequence from the Helicobacter winghamensis ATCC BAA-430 genome:
ATGAAAGATCTTTTTCAAACTCTGGGTCTAAGTATAGAACAAATTATTAATGCCATTAGACAAACAGGAACAAGCGATAAGATTGCTGAACTTATGGTGTTGTTTTCTATCATTATCACCCTAGTCATTATGTATAAAGGCTATGAGGTGTTAATGGGGAAAAGTCAAAGTCCTATTAGAGAGCTTACTTGGGATATAGCAGGAAAGCTTTTAGTTATTACCTTTGCTTTAAATCTTGGAGGTTGGTTAGATTTAGTTATTGGTGCAATGGATGGAATTTATGAGTGGGCTGGTGGGGGAGCACAAATGTATCAAAATCTAGATGAAATGTTTGCAAACACAGCACAACTTACAAACATAATTTGGGCTAAATCAAGTGGTATTGGAGGTGCTATTTTAGCTATTGTAGCAATGCTACTTTGTTATATAGGATTTTGTATTGCTGTTATTCCAACACTCTCTATCTTAATTGTTACAACTTTTACACAAACCCTGCTTGTAATTTCTGCTCCTATAGTATTTTGGCTTTTAATCTTTAAAGCTACTAGAAATGTCTTTACACAATGGATAGGGCTTTTATTATCAAATACTCTTGTGCTTTTACTTGTTGGCTTGTTTTTAAAAACCTTTATGAATCAAATGTCATCTTGGATTAACTATTTTTCACAGGCAACCTACGCAGGAGACGATGTATTAGGAACAAGCATTTTCTATGTCATTGCTTCTTTGATACTAGTTATTATGATTTTTTCTGCAAAAATCTTTGCCGAAAAAGTTGCAAATGTATCAATGGAAGGTGCTATGGGTGCAGCGATGAGTTCTGTTTTAAGTCCTGCTGGTCAATTAGCTATGAAACCTGCAGGTAAAGCTGCTGGAATGGCTATGAATTATGGCAAAGCTGGTGGAAAATTAGCAACTAAAGGTGCTTTGGCTGTGGGTAAGGGTTTAGGTAAGGGTGGTTATAGTTTAGCTAAAAAAATGTATGAAAGGGCTAGAAATGAAGCGTAAATTTCAATTTGTTTTTATTTTGTTTTTTGGTGTTTTGATGTTGAGTGCTTGTAGTGCTAAACATCAGGGTAAATATGATGATTTTTTCAGCGATAAAAAAGGTTGGATACCTGTTAATTCGCAAAATCAAGACTTAAATAAAGGTAATGCAAATGAAAAATGATTTTAATACAGCATTAGATTACGAAGCAAGTTTTAGATATTTGATAGAGCAAAGCAATAAAAGAGCGTGGCTTATCTCTTTTGTTGCAATCTTTATAGCCTCTCTTTCTCTTATTGCTGTTGTGTTATTAACACCTTTAAAAACCATAGAGCCTTATGTAATAAGAGTAGATAACACCACAGGTATGGTAGATATTTTAACTCTGCTTGATGAAAAAGAAATCACGCAAAATGAAGCATTGGATAAATACTTTATCTCTCAATACATTAAAGCTAGAGAGGGTTATTATTACGAGCTTTTAAACCAAGATTATTTGCTCACTCAATTAATGAGTTCAGAAAATGTTGCAAATGAGTATAGGGCTTTGTATGAGGGAGATAATGCAAGAGACCAAGTTTTAAAAAACTCTAATGAAGTAAGCGTGCAAATTTTAAGTGTTGTTTTAGGAGAAAGCAACGGAGTTAAAACTTCAACAATAAGAGCAAACATTACCACAAAAAATCTATCCAGTAGAGGGACATCACAAGCTACAAAAGTCATCACCTTAAGTTATGACTACACGCTAGGAAAAGCTAGTGAAGAAAATAGATTATTAAATCCACTAGGATTTAAAGTTTTAACATACAGAATTGATAATGAGGTAGAAAAATGAAAAAGATAATTTTAGCAAGTTTATTATTAGGTAATTTCGTTTGGGCTTTGAATGTCCCAAAAACTTCTACATTTGATAAAAGAATCGCTTATGCAGTCTATAATGCCGATGATGTTTTTCAAATTAATTCTAAAAATGGCTATGTAAGTGTTTTGGAATTTGGTATTGATGAAAGAATTATCAATACTGCTACAGGATTTGCTGAAGGTTGGGACTTAACTCAAAAAGACAATTTATTATTTATCAAACCTAAAGCTTACAAAACGCAATTAGTTCATCAAGATGAAAATAACACAGCAGAACAACAAAGCTCACAAGAATTTGTTGTAGATCCTAATCCTTATGATTGGAAAACAAATCTAATTGTCATCACAAATTTAAATACCTATGTATTTGATTTAAAATTAGTCGCTAATAATAAAAATACAACTTATAAACTTAGCTTCTCCTATCCTCAAAAAGATTTACAAGCAACCAAAGAATTATTAGAAGCTGTGGAACAAGAAAATATACGCACGGATTTAGATAAAAATACCATTCCTAGAAATTGGGATTTTTATATGAAAGTCAATAAAGGCAGTGAGGATATAAGTCCAAATTTTGCGTATGATGATGGTGTTTTTACCTATTTAGGTTTTGATAATACTAAAACCTTTCCTGCTGTTTTTATGTATGAAAATGGCAAAGAAAGCATTTTAAACACTCATATTAAAAAAGACGGCAACTATGAAGTTTTAGTGATACAAAAAACCACAAAACAAATTTTATTAAGAAGTGGGGATAAGGTCGTAGGAATTTTTAATCGTGGATACGCAAAAAATCCTTTGAGAAAAACAAGAGAAACTTCTAATGAAAATATTCAAAGAGAAATTAATAAAAAATAAGGGGTAAATTATGCAAAATAAAGAGCAAGATAGCTTAGAAAATGACTTTGATAGCCACACAAGCGAATTGAGTGAGCAAAAAAATCATCTCAAAAAGATACAAGCTTATACAATCTTTGCTATTGGCGGTTTATTGCTCATCATTTTAATTGTTTATTTCTTAAAATCATTTTCATCAAATAATCAAAGTGTTGAAGAAACACCAAAGGAAGAAAATAAAGATTTAGCTCAAAGCGTTAAGGCTAAAGAATTTGTTCCACCTCCTCCACAAAAGACATTTGACGAGCTTATCGCTAACACACCACAACAAGAACAGCCTTTAATGCTTGAGCCAAAACCTCCAAAGCCTAGAATTGTAAAAGGTGCAGGAGTTACGGTCATTGCTTCAACTAATAGCGGAGGATTTGAGGGAGGCAATGCTGGCAATAACAGAGAGTTTGGAGAAAAACCAAATACCTTATTTGAATTTGGGCAAAATGGAGCTTTACAAAATTCTAATAATTTGCAAGGTGGAGGAGAATTTACAGGTGAAGTTTTCACTCCTACAATTGCTAAAGTGAGTGAGTTTGACCAAAATCTTCTTTTGTCTAAAGGAACTTATATTGGCTGTGCTTTAAAAACAAGGCTTGTTAGCTCTATTAAAGGAGGAATTGCTTGTATAGTATCTAATGATGTTTATTCTGCAAATGGCAACACACTTTTAATTGAAAAAGGTAGCACTATCACAGGAACATTTAATGCGGGTCAAATGGATGATGGTATGGATAGACTTTTTGTTATTTGGCAAGAAATTAGAACACCTAATAATATTATTATTCCTGTATATTCTGGAGCTACTGATGAGCTAGGTGCTAGTGGAATGCAAGGCTGGGTGGATCATCACTATTTAAAACGATTTGGTTCTGCCATTTTACTTTCAATGATTGATGATGGTATGGCAATACTAGCTGACCAATTAAGCAAAAACAATAAAAATGGCAATAACTACTACAATTATAGTGAGAATACAAGGGAAAATGTCGGTGAAATCGCTAACACTGCTTTAGAAAAAATGATTGATATTAAGCCTACTCTTTATAAAAATCACGGCGATTTAGTTGGCGTTTATGTCAATAGAGATATTGATTTTTCAAAGGTTTATAAACTTACAAGGAAAAAGAATGTCAATCACCTTAGATAAATACACAAATCAATACTTTGGAGAATTCTTAAAAGATGACTCCATTAATGAAATTTGTTACAACGGCGATGATAAAGTATGGCTACAAAATTCTAAAGGATTATGGGAAGCTATACCTAGTAAGCTTGACTTTGAAAAAGCTGGACATTTTGCAACTGCGGCTGCTGCTTTTAAAAAAGACAAAATAGATGTTTCTCGTCCTATTCTTAGTTGTATTTTAGTAGGTGGGGAGCGTATGCAAATCGTTATCCCACCTGCTACTAAAAGTGAACATATTTCAATCACCATTAGAAAACCTAGCAAAACTCGCTTTAAAATGCAAAATCATATTGAAAGCGGACTTTTTGAGGATTTAAATCCTAATGATACAAACACCATCAAGCCTAGCGATGCAGAACTCATTAAGCTTTATAAAGAAAAAGATTATCAAAGTTTCATCTCTAAGGCTGTAAGCTATGGTAAAAACATTATTATTGCTGGGGAAACAGGAAGTGGAAAAACTACTTTTATGAAAACGCTAATTGATTTTATTAGCCTTGATGATAGGATTATTACGATTGAAGATGTGGAAGAAATCAAATTTTACGAACATAAAAACTTCGTGCAATTATTTTATCCAAGTGAAGCAAAAAGCACGGATTTTTTAAATTCTGCAACGCTTTTAAAGTCCTGCTTAAGAATGAAACCTGATAGGATTTTATTAGCAGAGCTTAGAGGTGCTGAAACTTATGATTTTATCAATGTTTTAGCAAGTGGTCACGGAGGGAGTATCACAAGTTGCCACGCAGGAAGCCCTGAAGAAACATTTACACGACTTGCCTTAATGACTTTACAAAACCCACAAGGTCAATGTGTGCCTTTTGAAATTATCCAAAAAACACTGAAAGATTTGATTGATATTGTCGTTCATATCCACGCCCATCACGGAAAAAGGCGTATTAGTGGAATTTATTTTAAAGAGATAGAAAAAGAGGAAAGTAATGAATAAAGAAAAACGAGGCATTTATAATGTAAGTTTTAATGAAAAAAACTCAACTCCTATTAATGCAGAGCTTGAAGCTATTGAAAATGCCATTATAGATTATGTCGTGCATTATGTTAAGGGTTGGCACAATGAAAGAAGAGATAAGGGTAGAGGTGCAGAGCATATTAGACTTCACTTAGAAAAAGGTAGTGAGGGAGAAATTAGCTTAGAAGAATTATTAAATCTTGGCAACTCCATAAGAGAATATTTAAAAATATTTAAAGAACCCTATAAAGATAGTAACGATGCTAGAGTTTATGAATGGGAAAATAATGAAAGTGTGCGTTTTAGAATTGTAACGGACACAAATTATAAACTAATCAAAGGGGAGGGTCACTCGAATACGCCACTATCCCCCTCTGATGAGATAATTATAACCTTTTACTCTGATAGAAATCTTAATAAACAAATGGAATTTAAAAATCCTAAAGTAGCAAAATACTATGCAAATCAAACAAAAAATTTTAAATCAAAATTAACAGAATTTAACACCAAAAATAATGCAAACAAAACTATCAAAAATAAAGACTTGGAGAAATAAATGCAAAACAATAAAAGCCTTCAAATTATTTTTCTTATTCTAGTAGGTTTCATTTTTACCTATTTACTAACTCCTATTGTTTTCTTTGTTTTGAACAAAGTAAAAATAATGAAAGCGATTGAAATCTATAACATTAACTTCACTTTACAGGCAGTCGCTAATCATTATCCAAAAATATGGCTTTCTTTGGGTATCACTTTCGCATTTTGCTTGTTTGCTTTGACTCTTTTGGTGTTTTCCTTAAAAACCAAAAAATCTCAATTTGGCGAAGCTAGATTTGCTAATTTTAATGAAATTAAAAAAATGAATTTATTTGGGGATAAGGGCATTATTATTGGAAAATATAAAGGAAGATTATTAAGATTTGGCGGTCAGCAATTTGTTGCTTTAGGAGCTCCTACAAGAAGTGGTAAGGGTGTGGGTATTGTAATACCAAATTTATTAGAATGGCAAGAAAGTGCTGTGGTGCAAGATATTAAGCAAGAATGCTTTGATTACACTAGCAAATATAGAAAAGAAATCTTAGGACAAGAAGTTTATCTTTTTAATCCATTTTCAAGACAAACACATCGCTACAATCCTTTAACCTACATTGATATGAATGATAAAGAGCATTGCGATAGTCAATTAATGGATTTAGGCAATATCCTTTATCCGCTTGATGGGGATTCTACTTCAAAATTTTTCAATGGATTGGCTCAAAATCTATTCATAGGACTTTGTTATTTATGGCGTGATTTGCAACTTAGTAACAATGGAAAAGATTTTCAAAAAGCTTTTAATGTTGATGTGGGAGAATTTAATTTTTACAATATCTTGCAACTCTCAAAAGGTTTAACTCTTAAAAATGAGGAAAATAATATTAGAGGTTTTGATGATACATACAATTTTTTAGTCTATTGTGAAATTTTAGATGAAGCTACCATAAGACGCTTAGAAACTTATTTTAATATCAGCTCAGACGCAACTAAATCGGGCGTAATGAGTTCTTTTAATGCTCCTCTTGTGCCATTTGAAAGTGAAACTCTAAGATTAAGCACAGAAACAAGTGATTTTGATTTAAGAGATTTACGCAAAAAGAAAATGACAATTTATATAGGAATTACGCCTGATCAATTAGCAAATGCTGGATTTATTTTAAATATATTTTGGTCGCAACTTATTCTACTAAATACTAAAGAATTACCACAAAGCAATAAAGAATTAAAATACACCTGCTTAATGGTTATGGACGAATTTACTGCACCTGGTAGAATTCCTATCTATCAATCTGCTGTAAGCTTTATGGCTGGATATTGGCTACGCTCTTTAATGATTTATCAATCTAACTCGCAACTTGAAACGCAACAGCCTTTAGGTTATGGAAAAGAAGGAGCTAAAACACTTTTAACAAATCACGCTTGTCAAATTTTTTATGCACCAAGAGAGCAAGAAGACGCAGAGGCTATTTCTAGGATTTTAGGAAATACCACTTTTAAAACAAGCTCAAGAAGTATTAATACAAGTGGTAATGGTGGTGGCTCAAGAAGTATTAGTGAAGCAAGTAGAGCTTTAATGTTACCGCAAGAGCTAAGAGAAATGGCTTTTGAAAACGAGTTGATTACTATTGATAGTGGCAAACCTATCTTATGCAATAAAGCATTTTATTATTCAGATTCTTATTTTATGGATAAATTTAAAGCTGTTTCAAAAAGCTTATCAACAATAAGAAAAATTCCAACAAGAGAACAATTAGAAAATGCAATCTTAAAAGGAGAATGCAAAATAAAAATTCAAATCATAGGAGAAAACAATGAAAAAAATGTCGCTTAGTTTAGCTGTAATTGCTTCATTAGTAGTTGGGTGTTCTGCCCCACAACCAAAAAAATTAGATAATGGTTCTATTTTAACTATTAACACTTCCATTTTGGAAAAACAATATAACTTTGTTCCAAAAGATAGCTTTTTAAGCTCACAAAATTGGACTTATCAAATCATCGCTGAAAAGAAATCAGAAAAAGATGACTTTATCAAAAATGAGCTTATAACGAAAACTTTTTTATTAGCTCACAATGCTAGTAGAATGATTTTAGTCGGTAGAGAAGATTTGATACAAGCCTACAAGGAATATTTTATCAAAAATCAAGTCATTATCCCTATTGAATTACAGCCTATCAATCCTTATGAAGAGGATTACAACAAGGTTAGTATTTTATTTTTTAACAAAATTAAAGGAGAGTAAAAAATGAAAAAAGTTCTTTTATCTATTTTAGCTTTTGGTGTTGTATCCTCTAATGCAATAGAATTAGAAATGCTAACAGGAGATACTAGATTAGCGTGCGAGGCAATGCTTTGTCTAGCAAGTCCTACTCAACCAGCAGAATGTAGTGCCTCTTTAGCAAGATATTTTAGCATACATTTTAAAAAGCCGTGGAAAACTATTAATGCTAGAAAAGCTTTTTTAAATCTTTGCCCCATAGGAGATGCAGATAGTGAAATGCTTAAATATAAAAACGAAATTTTAGCGAACCTAGATGGAGCTTGTAGCGTAGAAGCGTTGAATCAGCGTATCGAAAAAACCTTATTGAGAGTTGAACAATTTTGCGAGAGTAGTGGAGCTGGAGATGGCACTTCGTGTAAAAATGTAAATATTTATGGCTTTAGAATCAATCCACAATTAACAAATTCTTGCAGATTGCTATCTTCATCAAAATATACAGATTATCACTTAAAATACACTTGCAACAATAAATTTTACGAACAAGAAGAATGGCAAAGAGGCTATGAATTAAAGGAAATCTCGCAAGAAATTTACAATGCCTTACCTGTATCGCAAAGAGAGCAAGGAGAAAAATTAACAGAAATTAGCAGATATGAATTTATAAAATTGCCTCAAAATCAAAGAAAACAAATTGGGTTTAAATATTACAAAATTAATATTGCTTATTATCAAAAAATGGCTATCAAAAAAGAATGTTGGGTTAATGAGAAATAATGATGAACGAGATTAATTCTAACGAAAATCTTTTTGAAATTGTCAATAATGAGCAAGAAATATCTGCGACTAATTACAATGAGTTATTACAAAAATTTGCCAATATTATGAAAGAAATTAATGCCAAAATTCATATTGGCAAACAAAACTCGCAAAGCAATACGGAAGATGGCATTTTTAAAGATTTAGAAAATAATTATATAGAGCTAAATAATACGCATTTGGCTCTTGTTTCTTATTTTACAAATCCTCCAAACGATGAGGAAAAAGAACTCATCAGCAAAACAGCCTCCATAAGAAAGACTATGGAAGATTTTGCAAAATTTGCTAATGAAATTCAAAAAATATCATTAGATGAAAAATTAGAAAAATATAATGAACAGATTAATCAATTTTGCGAGATAGTGGAATATAAACTTTCTCATAATGCACAAAACTACAATGACTTTCTTGATAGCTTTATCAAAGATGGCAAAGATAAGCTTAATATTTTCTCGCAAATATTTACAAAAATGATAAAGAATACAAAATCATTTCTTATATTTTTTAGCTTTACAACAATTGGACTTGGTATAACGCTTGGTATTCTGCTATTTCTTATTTATACAAAAAATACAGAACTTGAAAATTTACAAAAAAGAGTAAGCGTAATCACTCAAGGCTTGGCAACAATCTCCGTTAATGAAGACGATAAAAGCCTCACCTTGAGCTTTGCAAAAAAACAAAAAACTATTCTTACGGAAAATAAAAATAGTATTCAAATCACACTACAAGGAGGTGAATGAACGGAGGAATTATATATAAAAATTGCAAAAAACAAAAAACAAAAAATTTTTAAGGAGATAAAAATGGCATTTGGAAGATTAGTTAATGATAAGATTGTTATTGATACAAACAATGCTTTAAACTACAAAAACAAGGAGGGTGATATTCAGCAAAGAAAAGTGGATACTGCTTTGATTGATGTGATTAAAGAAGCAGGACAAGTTGCGGCAATGGAACACGGTGCTGTGCTTTTTTCTGCAAAGATTAATAATGAGTGGAAAAACTATTTTGTTAATAGAGATGAAAAAACTCATAATATCGTCTTAAAACCTACTAATTCACAAAATAGAGATGATTTTATCTACATCAACTCTAATGTCAATGAGCAAGGTTATTTTTACTACACCATTAATCAAAAGAGAGAATCCGCAAAAGAATTAATTGAGGGAGTTGGGATTACAGAACACCAAAATCAAGATGGATCTAAAAGTCATTATCTGGAAACTAATGTGAGACTCTACAACGAGGAGCTAAAAAGCGAACTCAAAGAAAAAGGCAAAGAATTTGTAGCTGTAATTTCAAATGCAGGTTTTGAAGTTGTTAATGAAGCTGAAATGAAAGCACAAAAACAAAAGCAACAAATGCAGCAAACCCAAGAGATTAAAGAGCCTGAAAAAAAGCAAGATAAAGGCTTAGAAAGATGATATACACACCCTTATGGGTGTGTATTTATAATAATTATTGTAATATAAAATATATTTATAATTAATAATATATAACATAAATAACTATTATATTCTAATAATTATTTATGTTATCCAGTAATAAAGAAAGGTAAAAAATGAGATTATTTATAGCAGAAAAACCTGAACTTGGTAGAGCCATTGCGGAAGGACTAGAAGGAAGTTATAAAAGTGGCGAAGGCTACATACAAAAAGGAAATGACATTATTACTTGGGCTTTTGGGCATATTTTAGAACTTGCTAAACCTGAAGAATATGATGAAAAATATAAGCTGTGGAAACTTGAGGATTTGCCACTACCCATTAAAGAATTTAAATATTTACCTAAGAAAGATAGCAGAAAACAGCTCAAAATCATCTGCGATTTAATCCATAGCGACAAAATTACTTCTATTGTAAATTGTGGGGATGCAGATGATGAGGGACAAATCTTAGTCGATGAAATTATTCAGTATTCTAAAAGCTCCAAACCTGTCTTTAGAGTTTTAATTAATGACTTAACTCCAAAAGCAGTCAAAGAAGAAATAGCAAAAATTAAATCTAATACAGATTTTAAAGGTATGAGCGAAAGAGGCTTTGCAAGAAGTCAAGCTGATTGGATAGTAGGAATTAATCTTACAAGGGCTTACACCATCATTGCTAGACAAAATAATTTTGAGGGCATCTTAAGTGTAGGAAGAGTGCAAACTCCTATTTTAGGACTTGTAGTTGCTAGAGATAAAGAATTTGAAAGCTTTAAAAGCATCGATTATTATTCCTTACTTGGAAATTTTGAAATTAACAATCATACAATTCAAGCACGATTAAAGACAGAAGAAAAAATTACAGATGAAAATCTAGCTAAAGAAATTAAAAATATGTGCGAAAATCAAAATGCAAAAATAAATGTAAAGATAGAAAATAAAAAAGAATATCCGCCACTACCCTATAATTTACTTATTTTACAGGCAGAGTGTGCAAAATTTTTTGGATTTAGTCCCGATAAAACCCTACAAATCACACAATCCTTAAGAGAAAAACATAAAGCAATTACTTACAATAGGTCAGATTGTCAGTATCTTCCTGAAACAATCTTTGAAGAAGCTCCACAAATTTTAAATTCCATAAAAACAAATTTAAATAATGATGAGATTGAAGCTCTCATCGCTGGTAGTGATACAAAAATAAAAAGCAAAGCTTTTAATGATGAGAACATTTCAGCACATTATGGAATCATTCCTACTCAAAACAAGATTTCATCACAATTAAGCAAAGATGAATCAGTCGTTTATGATTTAATTTCTAAAAGATTTATCATTCAATTTTTTCAGCCTAGAGAATATCAAACCACCACAATTAATTTAGAAATCAATCAAAAAATTTTTACCGCAACACAAAGCAAAACAACAAAAAGCGGTTTTAGAAGTCTATGGAAAAATATTGATACCGATAAAGAAGAGGAGCTTGATAGTGATAAAAACGAATATGATTTATCTAGCTTAAAAGATAATGATAATGCAAAATGTGCTTTGGTGCAGATTGAAAAGAAGCAAACAAAACCTCGCCCTTATTACACTATGACAACATTACTTAAAGATTTAAATAGTGTCGCAAAATATGTAAGCGATGAAAAAATTAAAAAATTACTGATGGAAAAAGATAAAGACAAAAAAGGAGAAAGCGGAGGTATAGGCACACCTGCTACAAGGTCAAATCACATAAAAACCCTTATTGAAAGAGAATATATAGAGGTAAGCAAAGATAAAAAGCAAGTTGTTAAATCTACGCAAAAAGGTAGGGATTTAATCGCACTTTCTCCAAAAGCTCTTACTACACCTGATATGACAGCTTTATGGTTTGAACAACAAAAAATGATAGAGGCACAAGAGCTTACAAGAGGGCAATTTTTAGAGGAAGTAACAAAAGAAGTCATCGGTGAAATTCAAAGAATTAGCAATAACAAAAATTTTAAAATCTTAGAAGATAAAAATCAGCAAAAAATTCAATGTCCGCAATGCGATAAAGGCTATCTAATAAAACGCAAGGGAAAATATGGAGATTTTTGGGGGTGTAGTGAATACAAGGAGGGTTGTAAGGCTATATATCCTGATAATAAAGGCAAACCAAATTTTGAAACAAAACAAAACAATAGCGACACTACATATAAATGTCCGCAATGTGATAAAGGATTCTTGCAGAGAATGAAAAGTAAAAATGGTAAAAGCTGGTGGTGGGGCTGTAATGAATTTAAACAAGGCTGTAAGGCTATGTATTATGATGATAATGGAAAACCTAAAATATAATTTATTATAAATATATTTTATTATATAATATTTACTAATATATATTAATATTATACGAAAATTATTTAATCACAACAAGGATAAACAATGACAAAGCACGAAGATAAATATTATGAAAACATTAACTATAAGATCTGCATAGCAATGCTTGTTTTTATAATTTTTCTTTTTTGTTGCGGACTTTATTATTTAGACGAACAACCTGTTGCAATTTTGCTTCTTTGTATATTGCCTGTGAGTTGTTATATCTATATTGAACTGCTATTTGGTAGATATAGACTTAAATTAAAAAAGCAAAATAAAGATACAAAATACATAGAGCGATTTGCCATAATTGGTAGTGTTGCACTTGTATTTTGTATGTATATCTCAATAATAATTGCTATGGCAAAAAACTGAAAGGAGAAAAATGAAGTTAAAAGACTTTGATTTTACCCCCTCTCTTTTTAAAGATTATTGCGTATTTAATAAAGAGATGTTAAAAGATGAGTATTTAAAAGCTTTTCTTAATAGCATTGATGATGAAAGATATTGTATCTTTTTAAAAAAAGATGATTTTATTAATAGTTTTCATCAATCTTTAACACTGCTCATAAGCTCTTTAGAGCTTGTAGGATTTTTAGAAAAAGTTTTAAAAACAAATCTGCATTTAAATTATAATCTTAGTTTTTATGAGTTTGAAAGCAAAAGGCTAACTAGAAAAACTTATTTTTACACTTTAAAATATAATCCAAGCACAAGAGATATTTTC
This genomic interval carries:
- a CDS encoding DNA topoisomerase 3, giving the protein MRLFIAEKPELGRAIAEGLEGSYKSGEGYIQKGNDIITWAFGHILELAKPEEYDEKYKLWKLEDLPLPIKEFKYLPKKDSRKQLKIICDLIHSDKITSIVNCGDADDEGQILVDEIIQYSKSSKPVFRVLINDLTPKAVKEEIAKIKSNTDFKGMSERGFARSQADWIVGINLTRAYTIIARQNNFEGILSVGRVQTPILGLVVARDKEFESFKSIDYYSLLGNFEINNHTIQARLKTEEKITDENLAKEIKNMCENQNAKINVKIENKKEYPPLPYNLLILQAECAKFFGFSPDKTLQITQSLREKHKAITYNRSDCQYLPETIFEEAPQILNSIKTNLNNDEIEALIAGSDTKIKSKAFNDENISAHYGIIPTQNKISSQLSKDESVVYDLISKRFIIQFFQPREYQTTTINLEINQKIFTATQSKTTKSGFRSLWKNIDTDKEEELDSDKNEYDLSSLKDNDNAKCALVQIEKKQTKPRPYYTMTTLLKDLNSVAKYVSDEKIKKLLMEKDKDKKGESGGIGTPATRSNHIKTLIEREYIEVSKDKKQVVKSTQKGRDLIALSPKALTTPDMTALWFEQQKMIEAQELTRGQFLEEVTKEVIGEIQRISNNKNFKILEDKNQQKIQCPQCDKGYLIKRKGKYGDFWGCSEYKEGCKAIYPDNKGKPNFETKQNNSDTTYKCPQCDKGFLQRMKSKNGKSWWWGCNEFKQGCKAMYYDDNGKPKI
- a CDS encoding TrbM/KikA/MpfK family conjugal transfer protein translates to MKKVLLSILAFGVVSSNAIELEMLTGDTRLACEAMLCLASPTQPAECSASLARYFSIHFKKPWKTINARKAFLNLCPIGDADSEMLKYKNEILANLDGACSVEALNQRIEKTLLRVEQFCESSGAGDGTSCKNVNIYGFRINPQLTNSCRLLSSSKYTDYHLKYTCNNKFYEQEEWQRGYELKEISQEIYNALPVSQREQGEKLTEISRYEFIKLPQNQRKQIGFKYYKINIAYYQKMAIKKECWVNEK